In Ammospiza caudacuta isolate bAmmCau1 chromosome 2, bAmmCau1.pri, whole genome shotgun sequence, a genomic segment contains:
- the FBXO40 gene encoding F-box only protein 40, with protein sequence MIKHRAQKTPPGQHRHCERCFSRHCRAPIEISVSCMVISCHLHCGATFHMCKEEEHKLLCPLEQVSCLNSAYGCPFSMARFKLGKHLQVCPASVVCCSMEWNRWPNVDSDTTLHKNIMKETLTEECLDTALALRDQKILFRALKVAELFPEWRKKDELEELMDQAMGGEAGAVGGAACGSQEGNDQCELSQREREDLAKDKEGMDLGSYKTWENIFSKELLACQVTGSATSTGQKTEEASKKTAAASHAASSAEKAKEGPDVAEAGKGQKSEQVTPSRELNGLAPWQEGVLERLKKEVGVADYNMYLVHHGGMLIRFGQMAACTPREKDFVYGNLEAQEVKTVYTFKVPVSYCGKRARLGDALGHKMPTSDKSVDTSELGINIEDLPKTNIVKATLLCALEKELKGHEISEARGIDGLFVDFATQTYSFPLEPFSSSAVLADILDENSPPELHMELYTECVTRRHNKSSSAFTFTCSHFFRRDEFPFHFKNVHADIQSCLDGWFQHRCPLAYLGCPFVQNHFRPEGLKAKVIYSKPLKTFAIKPEVDTLLAEPGKCNFIVDSRGRSKDLLSSLPVEVLKYIAGFLDSFSLSQLSQVSVLMRDICATLLQERGMVLLVWEKKRYSHGGASWRARKKVWQFSSLFSRVHNWQRSDVPSMSEHLRNCPFYQAEHRTDPVLLTGMSESREQTRKTLVSTFKHRV encoded by the exons CACCGGGCCCAGAAAACTCCCCCTGGGCAACACAGGCACTGTGAGCGATGTTTCAGCCGGCACTGCCGCGCACCCATTGAGATCTCCGTGTCCTGCATGGTGATCAGCTGCCACCTCCACTGCGGGGCCACCTTCCACATGTGCAAGGAGGAGGAGCACAAATTGCTCTGCCCTTTGGAGCAGGTGTCCTGCCTCAACTCAGCCTATGGCTGCCCTTTCTCCATGGCCCGCTTCAAGCTGGGGAAGCACCTCCAGGTCTGCCCAGCCAGCGTTGTCTGCTGCTCGATGGAGTGGAACCGCTGGCCAAACGTGGATTCAGACACAACGCTGCACAAGAATATCATGAAAGAGACCTTGACTGAAGAGTGTCTGGACACAGCTTTGGCACTCAGAGACCAGAAGATACTTTTCAGGGCTTTGAAAGTAGCTGAATTATTTCCAGAGTGGAGGAAAAAGGATGAACTGGAAGAATTAATGGATCAGGCCATGGGTGGGGAAGCAGGTGCTGtgggaggagctgcctgtggtTCCCAAGAGGGCAATGACCAGTGTGAGCTTAGCCAACGTGAGCGGGAAGATTTGGCAAAGGACAAAGAGGGAATGGATCTGGGGAGTTACAAAACATGGGAGAACATTTTCAGCAAAGAGCTTCTGGCTTGCCAGGTAACAGGCTCAGCAACCAGCACAGGACAAAAGACGGAGGAGGCTTCCAAAaagacagcagcagcttctcatGCTGCCAGCTCCGCAGAGAAGGCAAAGGAAGGACCTGATGTTGCAGAAGCAGGAAAGGGCCAAAAGTCTGAACAAGTAACACCGAGTAGAGAACTGAATGGACTGGCTCCCTGGCAAGAAGGGGTCCTGGAGAGGCTGAAGAAGGAAGTCGGTGTGGCGGATTACAACATGTATCTGGTCCATCACGGGGGAATGCTCATCCGCTTTGGCCAGATGGCTGCTTGCACTCCCAGAGAAAAAGATTTTGTCTATGGGAACTTGGAAGCCCAGGAGGTGAAGACGGTCTACACCTTCAAAGTGCCAGTGAGTTACTGTGGCAAAAGAGCACGACTAGGAGATGCACTGGGCCACAAGATGCCAACTTCAGACAAGTCAGTGGATACCTCAGAACTGGGAATAAACATAGAAGATCTACCTAAGACAAATATAGTCAAAGCCACACTGCTATGTGCTCTGGAGAAAGAGCTGAAAGGCCATGAGATCTCTGAAGCAAGAGGTATCGATGGACTCTTTGTGGATTTTGCGACACAGACATACAGCTTTCCTTTGGAGCCCTTCTCCTCCAGTGCAGTTCTAGCAGATATTCTGGATGAAAACAGCCCACCAGAGCTGCACATGGAGCTCTACACTGAATGTGTAACCAGAAGACACAACAAAAGCAGTTCAGCTTTCACGTTCACTTGCAGTCATTTCTTTAGGAGGGATGAGTTCCCATTCCACTTCAAGAATGTGCATGCTGATATCCAGTCGTGCCTGGACGGATGGTTCCAGCACCGCTGCCCACTGGCCTACTTGGGATGTCCTTTTGTCCAAAATCACTTCCGCCCCGAGGGACTTAAGGCCAAGGTTATTTACAGCAAGCCTCTCAAGACATTTGCTATTAAGCCAGAGGTGGACACCCTTCTTGCTGAACCGGGCAAGTGCAATTTCATAGTGGATAGTCGAGGGAGAAGCAAGGActtgctgagcagcctcccagtGGAAGTGCTCAAGTACATTGCAGGATTCCTGGACAGCTTCAGTTTATCTCAGCTATCACAAGTGTCGGTGCTCATGAGGGACATCTGTGCCACTCTTCTTCAAGAGAGGGGAATGGTCCTGCTggtctgggagaaaaaaagatattCCCACGGTGGTGCTTCTTGGAGAGCTCGCAAAAAG GTCTGGCAGTTCAGCAGCCTGTTCTCCAGAGTTCACAACTGGCAGCGCAGCGATGTCCCGAGCATGTCGGAGCACCTGAGGAATTGTCCCTTCTACCAGGCGGAGCACAGGACAGACCCCGTGCTGCTGACGGGCATGAGCGAGTCTCGGGAGCAGACTCGAAAGACTTTGGTCTCTACTTTCAAGCACAGAGTCTGA